A single window of Grus americana isolate bGruAme1 chromosome 6, bGruAme1.mat, whole genome shotgun sequence DNA harbors:
- the LOC129207884 gene encoding zinc finger protein 664-like — protein MVPAGTPGGPGPQAGGGRGWALAAGAERPHGCEQCGKAFAQAGALAKHRRVHTGEKPYRCPVCAKAFALSSGLVLHKRTHTGERPHACPLCGKAFISSSHLALHLRSHTGERKYQCPVCGKLFLQSSHLVRHKAIHTGERPFKCEDCGKLFGRASHLVTHRRVHTGERPFKCLQCEKAFTQKAGLVLHVRLHTGERPYKCDKCGKNFRSSAHLVSHQLLESGERNFKCSTCGKAFKQASSLKQHLKTHEAREPHRCSVCSRAFSRSSYLQLHMRTHSGERPYHCLLCNRTYAKISTFEKHCKKHQLDEERPEARPKPMTTRAKNSGQKEEAGAEAPRQQPQPTSPKAAADGKTVKVTKTRSVPGPLQRGSWERNVQGEQECASMSLDCQDGGAPRSAVTACSAEF, from the exons ATGGTGCCGGCGGGGACGCCGGGCGGGCCGGGCCCTCaggcggggggcgggcggggctgGGCGCTCGCCGCCGGGGCGGAGCGGCCCCACGGGTGCGAGCAGTGCGGGAAGGCCTTCGCGCAGGCCGGCGCCCTGGCCAAGCACCGGCGGGTCCACACCGGGGAGAAGCCGTACCGCTGCCCCGTATGCGCCAAGGCCTTTGCGCTGTCCTCGGGGCTGGTCCTCCACAAGCGCACCCACACCGGGGAGCGGCCCCATGCCTGCCCGCTCTGCGGCAAGGCCTTCATCTCCTCGTCGCACCTCGCCCTCCACCTCCGCTCCCACACGGGTGAGCGGAAGTACCAGTGCCCCGTCTGCGGGAAGCTCTTCCTCCAGTCCTCCCACCTGGTGCGCCACAAGGCCATCCACACCGGTGAGAGGCCCTTCAAGTGCGAGGACTGCGGCAAGCTCTTCGGGCGCGCCTCGCACCTGGTGACCCACCGCCGCGTGCACACGGGCGAGAGGCCTTTCAAGTGCCTGCAGTGCGAGAAGGCCTTCACACAGAAGGCTGGGCTGGTCCTCCACGTCCGCCTGCACACCGGGGAACGGCCCTACAAGTGCGACAAGTGTGGGAAGAACTTCCGGTCCTCCGCCCACCTCGTGTCGCACCAGCTTCTCGAGTCGGGAGAGAGGAACTTCAAGTGCTCTACCTGCGGGAAGGCCTTCAAGCAGGCATCGTCCCTCAAGCAGCACCTAAAGACCCATGAGGCACGCGAGCCTCACCGCTGCTCGGTCTGCAGTCGAGCTTTTTCCAGATCCTCTTACCTGCAGCTTCACATGAGAACACACAGTGGGGAGCGGCCATACCACTGTTTGCTTTGCAACCGGACATATGCCAAAATTTCCACCTTtgaaaaacactgtaaaaagcACCAGCTGGATGAGGAGAGGCCTGAGGCTAGACCCAAGCCAATGACCACCAGGGCAAAAAACTCTGGCCAAAAAGAAGAAGCAGGAGCAGAAGCACCAAGACAACAGCCTCAACCAACCTcacccaaagcagcagcagatggaaAGACTGTAAAAGTCACTAAAACAAGAAGTGTTCCCGGTCCTCTGCAACGTGGCTCATGGGAG cGTAATGTACAGGGGGAGCAGGAATGTGCTTCCATGTCACTAGACTGCCAGGATGGAGGAGCACCTCGCAGTGCCGTCACAGCTTGCAGTGCGGAGTTCTGA
- the S100B gene encoding protein S100-B, protein MSELEKAMIAIIDAFHQYSGKEGDKHKLKKSELKELINNELTHFLGEIKDQETVDKVMEALDSDGDAECDFQEFVAFIAMVTAACHEFFEHE, encoded by the exons ATGTCTGAGCTGGAGAAGGCCATGATTGCCATCATTGATGCCTTCCACCAATActcagggaaggagggagacaAGCACAAGCTGAAGAAATCAGAACTGAAGGAGCTCATTAACAACGAGTTGACCCATTTCCTTGGT GAGATCAAAGACCAGGAGACTGTGGACAAAGTCATGGAGGCACTGGACAGCGATGGGGATGCAGAGTGCGACTTCCAGGAGTTTGTAGCCTTCATTGCGATGGTCACCGCTGCTTGCCATGAGTTCTTTGAGCATGAGTGA